A window of Cottoperca gobio chromosome 16, fCotGob3.1, whole genome shotgun sequence contains these coding sequences:
- the ttyh1 gene encoding protein tweety homolog 1 isoform X1, whose product MAAMTTVPSYAPSLWVRMCHALPRLDLTMQMKDNFFVPDSWEYQQTLLVLSSLSAIALVISLLVVLSFLIHYCCCHRGDRSEGSEEEEEDEDASTGHGYSGKKGRGICCVTWVAVASVTLCCVAIGIGFYGNSEANDGMYQLTSSLLTANYTLASIDLLITDTISGLQLSVSGPLTSMEELFTGSKPFLVSTRNCRRLSENVINLLSSISLARSGIDAGLVNDSISGASIIPLTPVPPSVAPTLVPSSGLMPSPFSPGWAANTLMVNEDYRWLSYVLLLLLDLIVCLFILLGLAKQARWLLILMTVLAWLALFLSWGSLGLETATVVALSDFCSDPNTFVVNSTHFNTGTSSDVLDYYLTCSRRMNSPFQQVLTQSQRALSNIHTHLSSLDRNALTQFPKAEKSLREVQQILNSTEGNFHQLVALLNCRGLNKDYIDSLKGLCYDGMEGLLYLSLYSFLSALAFTAILCSLPGAWRSFPSESEEYEDSDSESEDPFTSHQARRQTATGSQRGAMTPFYNYPGAGWTPPFSSAPPLPTPNVSSNGNPGYESLPLTDRQSPPPSYSPSMLTGYGGSQSHPNPAHSRNLYSR is encoded by the exons ATGGCTGCCATGACAACGGTGCCCAGCTATGCCCCTTCACTGTGGGTGAGAATGTGTCACGCCCTCCCCCGGCTGGACCTCACCATGCAGATGAAGGACAACTTCTTTGTCCCCGACAGCTGGGAGTACCAGCAG ACTCTGCTGGTTTTGTCCAGTTTATCAGCCATCGCTCTCGTCATCTCGCTCTTGGTggtcctctccttcctcataCACTACTGCTGCTGTCACCGCGGTGACCGGAGCGAGGgatcggaggaggaggaggaggatgaagatgcCAGCACAGGTCACGGCTACAGCGGGAAGAAGGGGCGGGGCATCTGTTGTGTCACGTGGGTGGCGGTGGCGTCTGTCACGCTGTGCTG TGTTGCCATAGGCATTGGTTTCTATGGCAACAGCGAGGCTAATGATGGGATGTATCAGTTGACCTCGTCTCTTCTCACAGCCAATTATACGCTAGCTTCCATCGATCTGCTG ATTACAGACACAATTTCTGGGCtgcagctgtctgtctctggccCCCTGACCTCAATGGAGGAGCTCTTCACCGGCAGTAAACCCTTCCTGGTGTCGACACGGAACTGCCGGAGGTTATCTGAGAACGTTATcaacctcctctcctccatctccctggCTCGGTCCGGTATAGACGCAGGCCTGGTGAATGACAGTATCAGCGGGGCGTCCATCATACCTCTGACCCCAGTACCTCCCTCTGTGGCCCCGACACTGGTGCCTTCCAGCGGCCTGATGCCCAGCCCCTTCTCACCTGGCTGGGCGGCCAACACGCTGATGGTCAATGAGGACTACAG gTGGCTGTCATacgtgttgttgctgctgctggacctcATAGTGTGTCTGTTCATCCTGCTGGGACTGGCAAAGCAAGCCCGCTGGCTGCTCATact GATGACCGTGCTGGCGTGGCTGGCTCTCTTCCTAAGCTGGGGCTCCCTGGGCTTGGAGACAGCCACTGTAGTG GCCCTCAGTGATTTCTGCTCAGATCCGAACACGTTTGTAGTGAACTCCACCCACTTCAACACTGGGACAAGCTCAG ATGTGTTGGATTATTACCTGACCTGCAGCAGGCGCATGAACAGTCCGTTCCAGCAG GTGCTGACCCAGTCGCAGAGGGCACTGtccaacattcacacacacctctccagTCTGGACCGAAATGCTCTCACACAGTTCCCCAAAGCTGAG AAGTCACTGAGGGAGGTTCAGCAGATACTCAACTCCACAGAGGGCAACTTTCATCAATTGGTGGCGCTGCTAAACTGCAGAGGTCTGAATAAG GACTACATCGACTCTTTGAAAGGCCTGTGCTATGATGGGATGGAGGGATTGCTCTACCTCTCCCTTTactctttcctctctgctttgGCCTTCACTGCCATCCTTTGCTCTCTGCCCGGCGCCTGGAGGAGCTTCCCCAG TGAATCAGAGGAGTACGAAGACTCGGACAGCGAGAGTGAGGACCCCTTCACCTCCCATCAGGCACGTAGACAGACGGCCACGGGGTCTCAGCGAGGGGCCATGACCCCCTTCTATAATTACCCGGGGGCTGGGTGGACACCCCCCTTTTCTAGCGCGCCGCCCCTCCC GACTCCAAACGTTTCCTCCAATGGCAACCCTGGCTATGAGAGCCTACCCTTGACTGACAGGCAGTCCCCACCCCCCTCT TACTCTCCCAGCATGCTGACTGGTTACGGAGGAAGTCAATCACACCCTAACCCCGCCCATTCGAGGAACCTGTATTCAcgttga
- the ttyh1 gene encoding protein tweety homolog 1 isoform X2: protein MAAMTTVPSYAPSLWVRMCHALPRLDLTMQMKDNFFVPDSWEYQQTLLVLSSLSAIALVISLLVVLSFLIHYCCCHRGDRSEGSEEEEEDEDASTGHGYSGKKGRGICCVTWVAVASVTLCCVAIGIGFYGNSEANDGMYQLTSSLLTANYTLASIDLLITDTISGLQLSVSGPLTSMEELFTGSKPFLVSTRNCRRLSENVINLLSSISLARSGIDAGLVNDSISGASIIPLTPVPPSVAPTLVPSSGLMPSPFSPGWAANTLMVNEDYRWLSYVLLLLLDLIVCLFILLGLAKQARWLLILMTVLAWLALFLSWGSLGLETATVVALSDFCSDPNTFVVNSTHFNTGTSSDVLDYYLTCSRRMNSPFQQVLTQSQRALSNIHTHLSSLDRNALTQFPKAEKSLREVQQILNSTEGNFHQLVALLNCRGLNKDYIDSLKGLCYDGMEGLLYLSLYSFLSALAFTAILCSLPGAWRSFPSESEEYEDSDSESEDPFTSHQYSPSMLTGYGGSQSHPNPAHSRNLYSR from the exons ATGGCTGCCATGACAACGGTGCCCAGCTATGCCCCTTCACTGTGGGTGAGAATGTGTCACGCCCTCCCCCGGCTGGACCTCACCATGCAGATGAAGGACAACTTCTTTGTCCCCGACAGCTGGGAGTACCAGCAG ACTCTGCTGGTTTTGTCCAGTTTATCAGCCATCGCTCTCGTCATCTCGCTCTTGGTggtcctctccttcctcataCACTACTGCTGCTGTCACCGCGGTGACCGGAGCGAGGgatcggaggaggaggaggaggatgaagatgcCAGCACAGGTCACGGCTACAGCGGGAAGAAGGGGCGGGGCATCTGTTGTGTCACGTGGGTGGCGGTGGCGTCTGTCACGCTGTGCTG TGTTGCCATAGGCATTGGTTTCTATGGCAACAGCGAGGCTAATGATGGGATGTATCAGTTGACCTCGTCTCTTCTCACAGCCAATTATACGCTAGCTTCCATCGATCTGCTG ATTACAGACACAATTTCTGGGCtgcagctgtctgtctctggccCCCTGACCTCAATGGAGGAGCTCTTCACCGGCAGTAAACCCTTCCTGGTGTCGACACGGAACTGCCGGAGGTTATCTGAGAACGTTATcaacctcctctcctccatctccctggCTCGGTCCGGTATAGACGCAGGCCTGGTGAATGACAGTATCAGCGGGGCGTCCATCATACCTCTGACCCCAGTACCTCCCTCTGTGGCCCCGACACTGGTGCCTTCCAGCGGCCTGATGCCCAGCCCCTTCTCACCTGGCTGGGCGGCCAACACGCTGATGGTCAATGAGGACTACAG gTGGCTGTCATacgtgttgttgctgctgctggacctcATAGTGTGTCTGTTCATCCTGCTGGGACTGGCAAAGCAAGCCCGCTGGCTGCTCATact GATGACCGTGCTGGCGTGGCTGGCTCTCTTCCTAAGCTGGGGCTCCCTGGGCTTGGAGACAGCCACTGTAGTG GCCCTCAGTGATTTCTGCTCAGATCCGAACACGTTTGTAGTGAACTCCACCCACTTCAACACTGGGACAAGCTCAG ATGTGTTGGATTATTACCTGACCTGCAGCAGGCGCATGAACAGTCCGTTCCAGCAG GTGCTGACCCAGTCGCAGAGGGCACTGtccaacattcacacacacctctccagTCTGGACCGAAATGCTCTCACACAGTTCCCCAAAGCTGAG AAGTCACTGAGGGAGGTTCAGCAGATACTCAACTCCACAGAGGGCAACTTTCATCAATTGGTGGCGCTGCTAAACTGCAGAGGTCTGAATAAG GACTACATCGACTCTTTGAAAGGCCTGTGCTATGATGGGATGGAGGGATTGCTCTACCTCTCCCTTTactctttcctctctgctttgGCCTTCACTGCCATCCTTTGCTCTCTGCCCGGCGCCTGGAGGAGCTTCCCCAG TGAATCAGAGGAGTACGAAGACTCGGACAGCGAGAGTGAGGACCCCTTCACCTCCCATCAG TACTCTCCCAGCATGCTGACTGGTTACGGAGGAAGTCAATCACACCCTAACCCCGCCCATTCGAGGAACCTGTATTCAcgttga
- the ttyh1 gene encoding protein tweety homolog 1 isoform X3, with the protein MAAMTTVPSYAPSLWVRMCHALPRLDLTMQMKDNFFVPDSWEYQQTLLVLSSLSAIALVISLLVVLSFLIHYCCCHRGDRSEGSEEEEEDEDASTGHGYSGKKGRGICCVTWVAVASVTLCCVAIGIGFYGNSEANDGMYQLTSSLLTANYTLASIDLLITDTISGLQLSVSGPLTSMEELFTGSKPFLVSTRNCRRLSENVINLLSSISLARSGIDAGLVNDSISGASIIPLTPVPPSVAPTLVPSSGLMPSPFSPGWAANTLMVNEDYRWLSYVLLLLLDLIVCLFILLGLAKQARWLLILMTVLAWLALFLSWGSLGLETATVVALSDFCSDPNTFVVNSTHFNTGTSSDVLDYYLTCSRRMNSPFQQVLTQSQRALSNIHTHLSSLDRNALTQFPKAEKSLREVQQILNSTEGNFHQLVALLNCRGLNKDYIDSLKGLCYDGMEGLLYLSLYSFLSALAFTAILCSLPGAWRSFPSESEEYEDSDSESEDPFTSHQDSKRFLQWQPWL; encoded by the exons ATGGCTGCCATGACAACGGTGCCCAGCTATGCCCCTTCACTGTGGGTGAGAATGTGTCACGCCCTCCCCCGGCTGGACCTCACCATGCAGATGAAGGACAACTTCTTTGTCCCCGACAGCTGGGAGTACCAGCAG ACTCTGCTGGTTTTGTCCAGTTTATCAGCCATCGCTCTCGTCATCTCGCTCTTGGTggtcctctccttcctcataCACTACTGCTGCTGTCACCGCGGTGACCGGAGCGAGGgatcggaggaggaggaggaggatgaagatgcCAGCACAGGTCACGGCTACAGCGGGAAGAAGGGGCGGGGCATCTGTTGTGTCACGTGGGTGGCGGTGGCGTCTGTCACGCTGTGCTG TGTTGCCATAGGCATTGGTTTCTATGGCAACAGCGAGGCTAATGATGGGATGTATCAGTTGACCTCGTCTCTTCTCACAGCCAATTATACGCTAGCTTCCATCGATCTGCTG ATTACAGACACAATTTCTGGGCtgcagctgtctgtctctggccCCCTGACCTCAATGGAGGAGCTCTTCACCGGCAGTAAACCCTTCCTGGTGTCGACACGGAACTGCCGGAGGTTATCTGAGAACGTTATcaacctcctctcctccatctccctggCTCGGTCCGGTATAGACGCAGGCCTGGTGAATGACAGTATCAGCGGGGCGTCCATCATACCTCTGACCCCAGTACCTCCCTCTGTGGCCCCGACACTGGTGCCTTCCAGCGGCCTGATGCCCAGCCCCTTCTCACCTGGCTGGGCGGCCAACACGCTGATGGTCAATGAGGACTACAG gTGGCTGTCATacgtgttgttgctgctgctggacctcATAGTGTGTCTGTTCATCCTGCTGGGACTGGCAAAGCAAGCCCGCTGGCTGCTCATact GATGACCGTGCTGGCGTGGCTGGCTCTCTTCCTAAGCTGGGGCTCCCTGGGCTTGGAGACAGCCACTGTAGTG GCCCTCAGTGATTTCTGCTCAGATCCGAACACGTTTGTAGTGAACTCCACCCACTTCAACACTGGGACAAGCTCAG ATGTGTTGGATTATTACCTGACCTGCAGCAGGCGCATGAACAGTCCGTTCCAGCAG GTGCTGACCCAGTCGCAGAGGGCACTGtccaacattcacacacacctctccagTCTGGACCGAAATGCTCTCACACAGTTCCCCAAAGCTGAG AAGTCACTGAGGGAGGTTCAGCAGATACTCAACTCCACAGAGGGCAACTTTCATCAATTGGTGGCGCTGCTAAACTGCAGAGGTCTGAATAAG GACTACATCGACTCTTTGAAAGGCCTGTGCTATGATGGGATGGAGGGATTGCTCTACCTCTCCCTTTactctttcctctctgctttgGCCTTCACTGCCATCCTTTGCTCTCTGCCCGGCGCCTGGAGGAGCTTCCCCAG TGAATCAGAGGAGTACGAAGACTCGGACAGCGAGAGTGAGGACCCCTTCACCTCCCATCAG GACTCCAAACGTTTCCTCCAATGGCAACCCTGGCTATGA
- the leng9 gene encoding LOW QUALITY PROTEIN: leukocyte receptor cluster member 9 (The sequence of the model RefSeq protein was modified relative to this genomic sequence to represent the inferred CDS: inserted 1 base in 1 codon), whose translation MASDGLEGPPEDQQDEGTHLTDTPSAEAPADPNCGKDTLKATAESTERDQNSVSVCKFFMMGRCHFGHRCRFSHSNPSIDDSAAVSPDQDDKQDGEKTEKPKKTVNKATKPKYEPKETNKKPRMRTADEVISRILWDPTVDGSEFVVGYVDRFLGVLERPFNDFNWDTDPCDCDYTSELALPRHRIQYFTCRGHRVWDRSSRTDRVFGSTGQSLAPPFGGEEELKEVNAEEQQQDLKTAEEQPPAVSVQEESQAEECAHPENTHLEEEKQSERNTHSPASTQAGNTSPEQEESRGALVMEEAAVRPKASTDQVSLSQKEGASSVQDEGEEEDFAQWKESWEGNEDAQKSAPLEQREMMHGSRPPKKQPTHFITFRANTPAVLSNFQQLQEEITSLLPSSAPHWQTAASLHVTMCLLXLPGPAEVAAAEEILRQFAHLDRNPPVALTFPVRLKHFNGKVLYLSPQPQLHLQQLNSGLQEAYREEGLLHKDSYNPRYHLTLAKVEGKEGERVFQRVGDLKVGKGLNLGRLPVNILHLCAMGISKVDGFYEIVCTVSLR comes from the exons ATGGCATCCGACGGATTAGAAGGACCACCAGAGGACCAGCAAGATGAGGGGACCCACCTGACAGACACACCCAGTGCAGAGGCCCCCGCTGACCCTAACTGTGGCAAAGACACCCTAAAAGCCACAGCAG AGTCAACAGAGCGGGACCAGAACAGCGTCAGCGTGTGCAAGTTTTTCATGATGGGAAGGTGTCATTTTGGACACAGATGTCGTTTCTCTCACAG TAACCCATCAATAGATGATTCAGCGGCTGTGTCACCTGACCAGGATGACAAACAGGAtggagaaaagacagaaaaacccAAGAAGACAGTAAACAAAGCAACAAAGCCAAAATACGAGCCAAAAG AGACGAACAAAAAGCCTCGCATGCGCACAGCAGATGAGGTGATCTCTCGGATCCTGTGGGACCCAACGGTGGATGGATCAGAATTTGTTGTGGGGTATGTGGATCGCTTCCTTGGTGTGTTGGAGCGTCCCTTCAATGACTTCAACTGGGACACCGACCCCTGCGACTGTGATTACACTTCTGAGCTGGCCCTGCCCAGACACAGGATCCAGTACTTCACCTGCAGAGGGCACCGCGTCTGGGACCGCAGCAGCAGGACTGACAGGGTGTTTGGCTCCACCGGTCAATCTCTGGCTCCCCCCtttggaggggaggaggaattAAAGG AAGTGAACGCAGAAGAGCAACAACAAGACCTtaaaacagcagaggagcagcCACCTGCTGTCAGCGTGCAGGAAGAGAGTCAAGCAGAGGAGTGTGCTCATCCTGAGAACACAcatctggaggaggagaagcagagtgagaggaatACTCACAGCCCTGCCTCAACACAAGCAGGAAACACTTCTCCAGAACAAGAGGAATCACGAGGAGCACTTGTTATGGAGGAGGCTGCAGTGAG ACCTAAGGCTTCAACAGACCAAGTGTCCTTATCCCAAAAAGAGGGAGCAAGCAGCGTACAAGACGAGGGTGAGGAAGAGGATTTTGCACAATGGAAAGAAAGCTGGGAAGGCAATGAAGATGCTCAG AAATCAGCACCTCTGGAGCAGCGCGAGATGATGCATGGTAGTCGCCCCCCTAAGAAACAACCCACGCACTTCATCACCTTCAGGGCCAACACTCCTGCTGTCCTCTCCAAtttccagcagctgcaggaggagatcACCTCCCTGCTTCCCTCCTCGGCCCCTCACTGGCAGACCGCCGCCAGCCTCCACGTCACCATGTGCCTCC ATTTGCCTGGCCCAGCTGAGGTAGCCGCTGCTGAGGAGATCCTCCGACAGTTTGCCCATTTGGATCGTAACCCGCCGGTGGCGCTGACCTTCCCTGTGAGGCTGAAACATTTCAATGGGAAGGTGCTGTACCTGAGCCCCCAGCCTCAGCTTCACCTCCAGCAGCTCAACAGCGGCCTGCAGgaggcctacagggaggagggcTTGCTCCACAAGGACTCTTACAACCCACGCTACCACCTCACTCTGGCCAAGGTAGAGGgcaaggagggagagagggtttTTCAAAGGGTGGGGGACCTGAAGGTGGGGAAGGGTTTAAATTTGGGCCGTCTGCCAGTAAACATCTTACACCTTTGTGCCATGGGCATTTCCAAAGTAGATGGTTTTTATGAGATCGTGTGCACAGTAAGTCTTCGATGA
- the flcn gene encoding folliculin isoform X2: protein MNALVALCHFCELHGPRTLFCTEALHPPSPSLAGAAVPGDRDRDGDREGEGLTMRANSSATQRGEMCEGCRSLPASHPGFVSIDDETGIRFLSHQHPRQPQLFSVVRQACVRSLSCEVCPGREGPIFFGDEQHGFVFSHTFFIKDSLARGFQRWYSIVMVAMDRIYLINSWPFLLRHLRLTIQSLQSTALKVFDNEQGVCPQRSVRMNSVFSPAVFPHQRSGNAARSLTSLTQHPNLWASLHSSFSWLLKACGSRLTEKLLEGAPTEDTLVLIERQTEQEEEMSCWGGAEGGDSTSQRHQSESELNFDYMCDDAKFYELPGPKFRSLRHLRQILGAAEFRQLVWHVLMGNQVIWRGADPGLIQSAFTVLKSLLPVGCVRSVPYSAQYEEAYKCNFLGLSPDVSIPTHVSSSEFSVLVDVSSERSCQISAVGEDDISSLYQFTIGSANTQATDRGPTLLNKLEVALSNENLSVDVVSHCLLCLKEEWMNKVKVLFKFSKVDGRGREDTQKVLALLGATGTGEEDNVRLLKFWMTGLSKTYKSHLMTAVRGGERSPSQ from the exons ATGAATGCTCTGGTTGCTCTCTGTCACTTCTGTGAGCTCCATGGTCCTCGGACGTTGTTTTGCACCGAGGCACTGCACCCTCCATCCCCATCACTTGCAGGTGCCGCAGTGCCTGGGGACAGGGACCGTGATGGTGACCGGGAAGGAGAAGGGCTGACCATGAGAGCCAACAGCTCGgccacacagagaggagaaatgTGTGAG GGATGTCGATCTCTTCCTGCATCTCACCCGGGCTTTGTGAGCATTGATGATGAAACAGGCATACGCTTCCTAAGCCACCAGCATCCCAGACAGCCACAGCTATTCAGCGTGGTCCGCCAGGCCTGCGTACGCAGCCTAAGCTGTGAG GTGTGTCCTGGCCGCGAAGGACCAATTTTCTTTGGAGATGAGCAACACGGTTTTGTGTTCTCGCACACCTTCTTTATCAAAGACAGCCTGGCCAGGGGCTTCCAGCGCTGGTACAGTATTGTCATGGTGGCAATGGACAGAATCTACCTTATCAACTCCTGGCCTTTCCTGTTACGCCACCTTAGACTCACTATACAGAGCCTGCAAAGCACAGCCCTCAAG GTGTTCGATAATGAACAAGGAGTTTGTCCCCAGCGATCCGTGAGGATGAACAGTGTCTTCTCACCCGCAGTTTTCCCACACCAAAGAAGTGGCAACGCAGCGAGATCTCTAACTTCTCTTACGCAGCATCCTAACCTGTGGGCCAGCCTGCACTCCTCCTTCAGCTG GCTGCTGAAGGCATGTGGTAGTCGTCTGACAGAGAAGCTGCTGGAGGGAGCGCCCACTGAGGACACACTGGTGttaatagagagacagacag AGCAAGAGGAGGAAATGAGCTGCTGGGGGGGAGCCGAAGGAGGCGATTCTACGTCACAGCGGCACCAGTCAGAGAGCGAGCTGAACTTCGACTACATGTGTGATGATGCTAAATTTTATGAATTACCTGGCCCAAAGTTTCGGTCCCTGAGGCATTTGAGACAG ATCCTCGGGGCTGCTGAGTTTCGTCAGTTAGTGTGGCACGTGCTCATGGGAAATCAGGTCATTTGGAGAGGCGCTGACCCCGGACTCATCCAGTCAGCTTTCACGGTGCTCAAG TCTTTGCTCCCAGTAGGCTGTGTGCGTTCTGTGCCATACAGTGCTCAGTATGAGGAGGCCTACAAATGCAACTTTCTGGGTCTCAGCCCAGATGTGTCTATTCCAACGCACGTCAGCTCCTCAG AGTTTTCAGTGCTGGTGGATGTCAGTTCAGAGAGAAGCTGTCAGATCTCAGCAGTGGGTGAAGACGATATCTCCTCACTTTATCAGTTTACCATCGGCAGTGCCAACACACAGGCCACGGACAGGG GTCCCACGTTATTGAACAAGCTCGAGGTGGCTCTGTCTAATGAGAACCTGTCTGTGGACGTCGTGTCTCACTGCCTGCTGTGTCTCAAGGAAGAGTGGATGAA TAAGGTCAAAGTGCTGTTCAAGTTCTCCAAAGTGGACGGGCGGGGGAGGGAGGACACCCAGAAGGTTCTGGCCCTGCTCGGCGCCACAGGGACAGGCGAGGAGGACAACGTCAGGCTGCTCAAGTTCTGGATGACTGGACTCAGCAAAACCTACAAGAGTCATTTAATGACAGCCGTccgaggaggggagaggagccCCAGCCAGtga
- the flcn gene encoding folliculin isoform X1 produces MNALVALCHFCELHGPRTLFCTEALHPPSPSLAGAAVPGDRDRDGDREGEGLTMRANSSATQRGEMCEGCRSLPASHPGFVSIDDETGIRFLSHQHPRQPQLFSVVRQACVRSLSCEVNGDVCPGREGPIFFGDEQHGFVFSHTFFIKDSLARGFQRWYSIVMVAMDRIYLINSWPFLLRHLRLTIQSLQSTALKVFDNEQGVCPQRSVRMNSVFSPAVFPHQRSGNAARSLTSLTQHPNLWASLHSSFSWLLKACGSRLTEKLLEGAPTEDTLVLIERQTEQEEEMSCWGGAEGGDSTSQRHQSESELNFDYMCDDAKFYELPGPKFRSLRHLRQILGAAEFRQLVWHVLMGNQVIWRGADPGLIQSAFTVLKSLLPVGCVRSVPYSAQYEEAYKCNFLGLSPDVSIPTHVSSSEFSVLVDVSSERSCQISAVGEDDISSLYQFTIGSANTQATDRGPTLLNKLEVALSNENLSVDVVSHCLLCLKEEWMNKVKVLFKFSKVDGRGREDTQKVLALLGATGTGEEDNVRLLKFWMTGLSKTYKSHLMTAVRGGERSPSQ; encoded by the exons ATGAATGCTCTGGTTGCTCTCTGTCACTTCTGTGAGCTCCATGGTCCTCGGACGTTGTTTTGCACCGAGGCACTGCACCCTCCATCCCCATCACTTGCAGGTGCCGCAGTGCCTGGGGACAGGGACCGTGATGGTGACCGGGAAGGAGAAGGGCTGACCATGAGAGCCAACAGCTCGgccacacagagaggagaaatgTGTGAG GGATGTCGATCTCTTCCTGCATCTCACCCGGGCTTTGTGAGCATTGATGATGAAACAGGCATACGCTTCCTAAGCCACCAGCATCCCAGACAGCCACAGCTATTCAGCGTGGTCCGCCAGGCCTGCGTACGCAGCCTAAGCTGTGAGGTAAACGGTGAT GTGTGTCCTGGCCGCGAAGGACCAATTTTCTTTGGAGATGAGCAACACGGTTTTGTGTTCTCGCACACCTTCTTTATCAAAGACAGCCTGGCCAGGGGCTTCCAGCGCTGGTACAGTATTGTCATGGTGGCAATGGACAGAATCTACCTTATCAACTCCTGGCCTTTCCTGTTACGCCACCTTAGACTCACTATACAGAGCCTGCAAAGCACAGCCCTCAAG GTGTTCGATAATGAACAAGGAGTTTGTCCCCAGCGATCCGTGAGGATGAACAGTGTCTTCTCACCCGCAGTTTTCCCACACCAAAGAAGTGGCAACGCAGCGAGATCTCTAACTTCTCTTACGCAGCATCCTAACCTGTGGGCCAGCCTGCACTCCTCCTTCAGCTG GCTGCTGAAGGCATGTGGTAGTCGTCTGACAGAGAAGCTGCTGGAGGGAGCGCCCACTGAGGACACACTGGTGttaatagagagacagacag AGCAAGAGGAGGAAATGAGCTGCTGGGGGGGAGCCGAAGGAGGCGATTCTACGTCACAGCGGCACCAGTCAGAGAGCGAGCTGAACTTCGACTACATGTGTGATGATGCTAAATTTTATGAATTACCTGGCCCAAAGTTTCGGTCCCTGAGGCATTTGAGACAG ATCCTCGGGGCTGCTGAGTTTCGTCAGTTAGTGTGGCACGTGCTCATGGGAAATCAGGTCATTTGGAGAGGCGCTGACCCCGGACTCATCCAGTCAGCTTTCACGGTGCTCAAG TCTTTGCTCCCAGTAGGCTGTGTGCGTTCTGTGCCATACAGTGCTCAGTATGAGGAGGCCTACAAATGCAACTTTCTGGGTCTCAGCCCAGATGTGTCTATTCCAACGCACGTCAGCTCCTCAG AGTTTTCAGTGCTGGTGGATGTCAGTTCAGAGAGAAGCTGTCAGATCTCAGCAGTGGGTGAAGACGATATCTCCTCACTTTATCAGTTTACCATCGGCAGTGCCAACACACAGGCCACGGACAGGG GTCCCACGTTATTGAACAAGCTCGAGGTGGCTCTGTCTAATGAGAACCTGTCTGTGGACGTCGTGTCTCACTGCCTGCTGTGTCTCAAGGAAGAGTGGATGAA TAAGGTCAAAGTGCTGTTCAAGTTCTCCAAAGTGGACGGGCGGGGGAGGGAGGACACCCAGAAGGTTCTGGCCCTGCTCGGCGCCACAGGGACAGGCGAGGAGGACAACGTCAGGCTGCTCAAGTTCTGGATGACTGGACTCAGCAAAACCTACAAGAGTCATTTAATGACAGCCGTccgaggaggggagaggagccCCAGCCAGtga